A region of Planococcus sp. MSAK28401 DNA encodes the following proteins:
- a CDS encoding alanine/glycine:cation symporter family protein gives MEQFLEGVADFSAWLWGIPLITLLLISGLYMTFKLGFFQFRYFSYIVGQTFGSIFRRPKGEGTVTPFQALTSALSSTIGAANIVGVPAAIMFGGPGAIFWMWVIALIGMALKFAESVLAVEYREKNAKGEFVGGPMYYMTKGLNMKWLGIWFSFALMIELIPSIMVQGNSIANTVQATFNVPVLWTGIATAVLVSIVVFGGIKRIGKVTEIFVPFMALLYVGGAVVILLMNVKAVPEFFMLIFNNAFSPAPVVGGFAGAAIVEVIRWGFARGLYSNEAGLGTAPIAHAAATTDHPVRQGFWAVIGVVVDTLIVCTATAFVILSSGVWTEEGAMENSSALTSLAFEQYFGDFGAILVTIALIFFVLSTILVVVFYGAKQAEFLFGLKAAYGMQVVYIFAVILGAVGAAEVIWGFLDIMLAAILIPNIIAILLLSNKVKELKNEFFTSDEYYRKDRKVKKRAKRQKAVREGYES, from the coding sequence TTGGAACAGTTTTTAGAGGGAGTTGCTGATTTTTCAGCATGGTTATGGGGCATTCCGCTCATCACATTGTTATTGATTTCTGGACTTTATATGACTTTTAAATTAGGATTTTTTCAGTTTCGTTATTTCAGCTACATAGTAGGGCAAACTTTCGGCAGCATTTTCAGGAGGCCAAAAGGTGAAGGGACGGTCACGCCGTTTCAGGCATTGACCTCTGCCTTGTCATCGACAATCGGTGCGGCGAACATTGTCGGGGTGCCGGCAGCAATCATGTTCGGGGGACCGGGTGCGATTTTCTGGATGTGGGTCATCGCATTGATCGGTATGGCACTGAAGTTTGCGGAAAGTGTGCTGGCGGTTGAGTACCGCGAGAAAAACGCAAAAGGCGAATTTGTCGGCGGGCCGATGTATTACATGACAAAGGGCTTGAACATGAAATGGCTTGGGATTTGGTTCTCGTTCGCATTGATGATCGAATTGATCCCGAGCATCATGGTGCAAGGGAACTCCATTGCCAATACAGTACAAGCGACATTTAATGTACCTGTCTTGTGGACGGGCATTGCGACCGCTGTGCTTGTGTCGATCGTCGTCTTCGGCGGCATCAAGCGCATCGGTAAAGTGACGGAGATTTTCGTTCCGTTCATGGCGTTATTGTATGTCGGCGGGGCTGTAGTTATTCTATTGATGAACGTCAAAGCGGTACCTGAATTCTTCATGCTGATTTTCAACAACGCCTTTTCACCGGCGCCTGTTGTGGGCGGATTTGCCGGTGCGGCGATTGTGGAAGTTATCCGCTGGGGCTTTGCCCGCGGGCTTTATTCCAACGAAGCGGGACTTGGGACGGCACCCATCGCACACGCAGCTGCGACGACCGACCATCCCGTGCGTCAAGGCTTCTGGGCCGTCATTGGCGTAGTGGTCGATACGTTGATCGTCTGTACGGCAACAGCGTTTGTTATTTTGTCTTCCGGCGTGTGGACAGAAGAAGGCGCGATGGAAAATTCATCGGCGTTGACAAGCTTGGCCTTTGAACAGTATTTCGGTGATTTCGGCGCCATTCTCGTGACGATCGCACTCATTTTCTTCGTGCTCTCGACGATTCTGGTCGTGGTGTTCTACGGCGCGAAGCAAGCGGAGTTCTTGTTCGGCTTGAAAGCAGCATACGGCATGCAAGTGGTATACATATTCGCCGTCATTTTGGGCGCTGTCGGTGCAGCTGAAGTCATCTGGGGCTTCCTCGACATCATGCTTGCGGCCATCCTTATCCCGAACATCATCGCGATTTTGCTATTGAGCAACAAAGTGAAAGAGTTGAAGAACGAGTTCTTTACGTCGGATGAGTATTACCGGAAGGATCGGAAAGTGAAGAAACGCGCTAAACGCCAGAAAGCGGTTAGGGAAGGGTATGAATCGTAG
- a CDS encoding DUF6241 domain-containing protein, translating into MKTVLRTIIILLVGLAILAGAGYWAYKSLTNSDEQQISQAAEEADEKLAQEEDTEPPKANEQVETVGLSEGEFQIHLHQMTHQKIEAPEKRGAIEMTPERIDEMLKILRANEGAYEEYEFYEQSLTAWEEGNFSNAVNVHNTIWEWHNGTVGRATGLLSEEQEARYVEDNF; encoded by the coding sequence TTGAAGACTGTATTACGAACGATCATTATCCTCCTGGTGGGGCTGGCTATACTCGCGGGAGCTGGGTATTGGGCGTATAAGAGCTTAACCAATAGCGACGAGCAGCAAATCTCGCAAGCTGCGGAAGAGGCGGATGAGAAGCTGGCACAAGAAGAAGATACCGAACCGCCGAAAGCGAATGAGCAGGTGGAAACGGTGGGCTTGAGTGAAGGGGAATTCCAGATTCATCTTCACCAAATGACGCATCAAAAAATCGAGGCACCCGAAAAGCGCGGAGCCATCGAGATGACGCCGGAGCGGATCGATGAAATGCTGAAAATCTTGCGGGCCAATGAAGGCGCTTATGAGGAGTACGAATTCTATGAGCAAAGCTTGACCGCTTGGGAAGAAGGCAATTTCTCCAATGCCGTCAACGTGCACAACACCATCTGGGAATGGCATAACGGCACGGTCGGACGCGCGACGGGCTTGTTGTCGGAAGAGCAGGAAGCTCGGTATGTGGAAGATAATTTCTAA
- a CDS encoding glycosyltransferase family 2 protein — MKQIKKLITILIPAYNEEEVLNPLIHRLKSVTAKLPNYQFEFLFVNDGSSDNTLAMLKTLAKVHSEISYVNLSRNFGKEVAMLAGFDHINGDAVIIIDADLQDPPELIPKMIRYWEKGYDDVFAKRKTRAGETWFKKWSSNSYYKILEKVSHIPTQNNTGDFRLLDRKCIEALRQMRESQRYTKGMFNWIGFNKKELLFDREQRVAGTTKWNYPKLFNLAIDGLTSSTVAPLRISSIFGTVISILSLLFMLFIFIRTLVFGGSVPGYPSLMTVILFLGGIQLISLGIIGEYLGKVFNETKNRPVYLIDEYYSPIALRKSEMRRDG; from the coding sequence GTGAAACAGATTAAGAAACTAATTACGATTCTTATTCCTGCATATAATGAAGAAGAAGTATTGAATCCGCTTATCCATCGCTTGAAAAGCGTTACGGCGAAATTACCGAACTATCAATTCGAATTTCTTTTCGTCAATGATGGCAGCAGCGACAATACGCTTGCTATGCTGAAAACATTGGCGAAAGTGCATTCCGAAATTTCCTATGTCAATTTATCGCGCAATTTCGGCAAGGAAGTCGCCATGCTCGCCGGGTTTGACCATATTAATGGTGATGCGGTCATCATCATCGACGCCGATTTGCAAGATCCTCCTGAACTGATTCCAAAAATGATTCGTTACTGGGAAAAGGGCTACGACGATGTATTTGCCAAACGCAAGACGCGGGCAGGAGAAACCTGGTTCAAAAAATGGTCGTCCAATTCGTACTACAAAATCTTGGAGAAAGTCTCCCATATCCCGACGCAAAATAATACCGGCGATTTTCGCTTGCTGGACCGCAAATGCATCGAAGCATTAAGGCAGATGCGTGAGTCCCAGCGTTATACAAAAGGCATGTTCAACTGGATTGGCTTCAACAAAAAGGAATTGCTGTTTGACCGCGAACAACGGGTAGCCGGCACCACCAAATGGAACTATCCGAAATTGTTCAATTTAGCCATTGATGGGCTGACCTCATCGACCGTAGCACCACTGCGGATTTCTTCTATTTTCGGAACTGTAATCTCGATACTCTCGCTCTTGTTCATGTTGTTTATCTTTATCCGCACTTTGGTTTTTGGCGGTTCAGTACCAGGGTATCCTTCGCTGATGACCGTTATTTTGTTTTTAGGCGGTATCCAATTGATTTCCCTTGGGATTATCGGCGAGTATTTAGGGAAAGTTTTCAATGAGACAAAAAACCGCCCCGTCTACCTGATTGATGAATACTATTCGCCGATCGCCTTGCGAAAAAGTGAAATGCGCCGAGATGGTTAA
- a CDS encoding glucosyltransferase domain-containing protein — translation MPEHLLLRLKNNIKPQWKTAFFAAIITGFLTHLYIFTNTLPNHDSLLNIYGSQKKFALGRFFLSPFSGISSYFDLPWVNGTLSIFYLALTAVALVELFDLRKKLSIVLTSGLLVTFPTVTSTFSYMFTADAYMLGSLTTVLALILTKKYKYGFLPGALLFYLSVGVYQANLPFLLTLVTVFLIAEILGRQVDLKTVGTHILRFFAVTAIGMSLYGITFKLYTNFFAGKISDYQGLSEVGDSSVTLAERFTLINDSFQKFFFRGFITDMPVNLFEVLNVTTFVLIILGFSWFAIHHKLYRHGALFGIAIVLLLSLPLSAYCLYFVSAEVSYHMLMVMALISIYFLPIVFYDNYVHVKFTTPFLAWSTVLVSAVLIFNFAIIANIAYFNMNLKYERSYAFLNRVVDRIEETEGASEITTLAIFGRISMDPSVSSEEVPNSVPAMTGMLGSRFLAHPAHYKRMMKNYFGYSYDLATTEEKTAIEASNLYKEMESWPAASSVRRIDDTIIIKLDD, via the coding sequence ATGCCAGAACATTTATTACTTCGACTAAAAAACAATATCAAGCCGCAATGGAAGACAGCGTTTTTTGCCGCTATCATCACCGGCTTTTTGACCCACCTATACATCTTCACCAATACTTTGCCAAACCATGACAGCTTGCTCAATATTTACGGTTCTCAGAAAAAATTCGCCCTCGGCCGGTTCTTTCTGTCCCCCTTTAGCGGCATCAGTTCTTATTTTGACTTGCCGTGGGTGAATGGCACTTTATCCATTTTCTATTTGGCGCTTACGGCTGTGGCTCTCGTCGAATTATTCGACTTACGGAAAAAACTATCCATCGTCTTGACCTCCGGATTGCTTGTCACATTTCCAACCGTCACTTCGACCTTTTCCTATATGTTTACAGCTGATGCTTATATGCTTGGCTCGTTGACGACCGTACTTGCATTAATCCTCACGAAGAAATACAAATACGGGTTTTTGCCCGGTGCACTCCTTTTCTATCTCAGCGTCGGGGTCTATCAGGCGAATTTGCCATTCCTGCTGACGCTTGTCACCGTCTTCTTGATCGCTGAAATCCTCGGCCGGCAAGTGGACTTAAAAACGGTTGGAACTCACATCTTGCGTTTTTTTGCCGTCACCGCTATCGGTATGTCTTTATACGGCATCACATTTAAACTTTATACCAACTTCTTCGCTGGAAAGATTTCTGATTATCAAGGCTTGAGTGAAGTAGGAGACAGTTCGGTAACATTAGCTGAACGCTTCACTTTAATCAATGACTCGTTCCAAAAATTCTTCTTCCGCGGTTTCATCACGGATATGCCGGTCAACCTGTTTGAAGTGTTAAATGTTACCACGTTCGTCTTGATCATCTTAGGATTCAGCTGGTTTGCCATCCACCACAAACTCTACCGCCACGGGGCATTGTTCGGAATTGCGATTGTCTTATTGCTGAGTTTGCCATTATCGGCTTATTGCTTGTATTTCGTTTCAGCTGAGGTCAGCTACCATATGTTGATGGTCATGGCATTAATCAGCATTTACTTTTTACCGATCGTTTTCTACGACAATTATGTTCACGTCAAATTCACAACGCCGTTCTTGGCCTGGAGCACTGTACTGGTGTCCGCGGTATTAATCTTCAACTTTGCAATCATCGCCAACATCGCCTATTTCAATATGAACTTAAAATACGAACGATCCTATGCATTCTTGAACCGCGTAGTGGACCGCATCGAAGAAACCGAAGGCGCTTCTGAAATTACTACACTCGCGATATTCGGACGGATCTCCATGGACCCGAGCGTCAGCAGTGAAGAAGTGCCAAATAGTGTGCCCGCAATGACCGGCATGCTCGGCAGCCGCTTCTTAGCCCACCCTGCTCATTACAAGCGGATGATGAAAAACTATTTCGGCTATTCTTACGACCTAGCCACAACAGAAGAGAAAACAGCCATCGAAGCCAGTAACTTGTACAAAGAAATGGAAAGCTGGCCCGCCGCAAGCTCTGTTCGTCGCATCGACGACACCATCATTATCAAACTGGATGACTGA
- a CDS encoding VanZ family protein gives MKAKYIPAILWALFILIATNNYNFTALLANDINFNVRLFPNLSDLLITSDIHLDSKLYVFQKTGHALSFGILYLLMNQALKERHVAFALCSMFAFFTEFLQLFFERSGRLVDVLIDIAGIYVAYWLSEYVKIHGGIVPAFFVATEKLANVLKDDKSH, from the coding sequence ATGAAAGCCAAATACATCCCGGCCATCTTGTGGGCTCTATTCATCTTAATCGCCACCAATAATTACAATTTCACGGCGCTGTTGGCGAATGACATCAACTTCAATGTCCGGCTGTTTCCGAACCTGTCGGACCTACTCATCACGAGCGATATCCATCTTGACAGCAAGCTTTACGTCTTCCAGAAAACCGGTCACGCCTTGTCATTCGGCATTTTGTATCTATTAATGAATCAAGCCCTTAAAGAACGCCACGTCGCCTTCGCACTGTGCAGCATGTTCGCCTTTTTCACCGAGTTCCTGCAGCTGTTCTTTGAGCGCAGCGGCAGGCTTGTCGATGTACTTATCGACATTGCCGGCATTTACGTGGCGTATTGGTTGAGCGAATACGTCAAAATACATGGCGGCATAGTGCCGGCTTTCTTCGTTGCTACAGAGAAACTAGCGAATGTGCTAAAAGATGATAAATCACATTAG
- a CDS encoding HAD family hydrolase, with translation MDSIIFDLDGTLWNSLDVVLKAWNEALEESGAEGNLTKEDIRGVMGLQAHETREKLFPHLSDEQHRTYTEKASELESAYLRKQGGQLYSGVEHVLKRLAQQYNLYIVSNCQEGYIESFYAYHELDKYFLDFENPGRTGLSKGENIQLVMERNDVAKAVYVGDTNGDREAAKKADIPFVYAAYGFGEVDEFDYVIEEFKELLKLFG, from the coding sequence ATGGACAGCATCATTTTTGATTTGGACGGCACATTATGGAATTCGCTCGACGTCGTTTTGAAGGCATGGAATGAGGCGCTTGAGGAAAGCGGCGCAGAGGGAAACTTGACGAAAGAGGATATACGCGGCGTCATGGGGCTGCAAGCGCATGAAACCAGGGAGAAGCTATTTCCTCATCTATCGGACGAGCAGCATCGTACGTATACCGAGAAGGCATCGGAGTTAGAGAGTGCGTATTTGCGAAAACAAGGCGGGCAACTCTATTCCGGTGTGGAGCATGTGCTGAAGAGGCTCGCGCAGCAATACAATTTATACATCGTCAGCAATTGCCAGGAAGGCTATATCGAAAGCTTCTATGCCTACCACGAGTTGGATAAGTATTTCCTTGATTTCGAGAACCCGGGGAGAACAGGCTTGTCGAAGGGCGAGAATATCCAGCTGGTTATGGAACGAAATGATGTGGCGAAGGCCGTATATGTCGGGGATACGAATGGCGACCGGGAAGCGGCGAAAAAGGCGGATATTCCATTCGTCTATGCGGCGTATGGGTTTGGGGAAGTGGATGAGTTTGATTATGTGATTGAGGAGTTTAAGGAATTATTGAAGTTGTTTGGCTAA
- a CDS encoding competence protein ComK: MRKRKNFKLEMNFEKEIGQDTVLILPDYDENGCLNSVIYHTDGMIKVESKPFDLIDTNLRFRGSSMRGAVEGSAAILGKLNKNPIIIDRDKGIILLPSKSALLEGCVWLSLQHIMECISIDGCTTKVNLSNGSSIILDGSKKSIQRRMEKAYELQFKMEAQKRFFESGRTVPETTYHLVKQAGHVNYEHKAGE; this comes from the coding sequence ATGAGAAAACGGAAGAATTTCAAGTTGGAAATGAACTTTGAAAAGGAAATCGGGCAAGATACCGTATTGATTTTGCCGGACTACGATGAAAATGGTTGCTTGAATTCAGTGATTTACCATACGGATGGCATGATCAAAGTCGAGTCGAAGCCTTTCGATTTAATCGATACGAATTTGCGCTTCCGAGGCTCTAGCATGCGCGGTGCGGTGGAAGGATCGGCCGCGATTCTTGGGAAGCTCAATAAGAACCCGATCATCATCGATCGCGATAAAGGGATTATTTTATTGCCAAGCAAGTCGGCGCTGTTGGAGGGCTGTGTGTGGCTGTCCTTGCAGCACATTATGGAATGCATCAGCATCGATGGCTGTACGACGAAAGTCAATTTGAGCAACGGCAGTTCGATCATCCTTGATGGCAGCAAGAAGTCAATCCAGCGTCGCATGGAAAAAGCGTACGAGCTCCAGTTCAAGATGGAAGCGCAAAAACGATTTTTCGAAAGCGGCCGGACAGTGCCGGAGACGACGTATCATTTGGTCAAGCAGGCGGGGCACGTGAATTATGAGCATAAGGCTGGGGAATAG
- a CDS encoding ParB N-terminal domain-containing protein — translation MRKLKANRNFTPCVPAIDDENFGGFPFTWNITHVQSWIDKNLDQVDLSVVQIEPPSKGMDSDSLDEAWIPQADLTKPVIVAWMRPEFFKLIDGNHRVAKARRLGVTELPAYYLTEQQHRQFFTHEKADELYVNYWNEKLEQIEKGWGRWAVVGKMEV, via the coding sequence ATGAGAAAACTAAAAGCGAATCGAAACTTTACGCCTTGTGTGCCGGCAATCGATGATGAAAATTTCGGCGGTTTTCCGTTCACATGGAATATTACGCACGTGCAATCGTGGATTGACAAGAATTTGGATCAAGTCGATTTGTCGGTCGTACAAATCGAGCCGCCTTCAAAGGGGATGGATTCGGACTCTTTGGATGAGGCATGGATTCCACAGGCGGATCTGACGAAACCGGTCATTGTCGCTTGGATGCGTCCGGAATTTTTTAAGTTAATCGACGGCAATCACCGCGTGGCGAAAGCGAGGCGTCTCGGCGTTACAGAGCTGCCGGCGTACTATTTAACGGAGCAGCAGCACCGTCAGTTTTTCACACACGAAAAAGCGGACGAGCTGTATGTGAATTATTGGAACGAGAAGCTGGAGCAGATTGAAAAAGGCTGGGGGCGGTGGGCTGTCGTTGGGAAGATGGAAGTGTGA
- a CDS encoding SEC-C metal-binding domain-containing protein, protein MNKTLWIDYISAAVQLYGIAPFGQVAEMISAQTEEQVTESDIKQWIEDPFGGSLAKAALEQKFVYLYPGNFFVGQWIVEFDEFNSHWARQQGKPYYVPKQQELLLWSDPHYFHKPDEYWALQEWIESKFEGIQEEYSQGIAEDIQMMAEDAFSPEKVLSEFERRDLKLTAKQVQSLMQIVTHLHNNTRQQINRGHTPYELFQLEKKFLRPLPGQVGRNEPCVCGSGKKFKKCCGKSG, encoded by the coding sequence TTGAATAAAACATTATGGATCGACTATATTTCGGCAGCAGTGCAGTTGTATGGGATCGCGCCATTTGGCCAAGTGGCGGAAATGATTTCTGCGCAGACGGAAGAGCAAGTGACTGAATCTGATATCAAACAGTGGATAGAAGATCCGTTTGGAGGCAGTTTGGCAAAAGCAGCTTTGGAACAGAAGTTTGTCTATTTATATCCTGGGAATTTTTTCGTGGGGCAGTGGATTGTGGAATTCGACGAATTTAATTCGCATTGGGCACGCCAGCAAGGCAAACCGTATTACGTGCCGAAACAGCAGGAATTATTACTATGGAGCGACCCGCATTATTTCCATAAGCCGGATGAGTATTGGGCGTTGCAGGAGTGGATTGAATCCAAATTTGAGGGCATTCAAGAAGAGTATTCACAAGGTATCGCTGAAGATATCCAGATGATGGCAGAAGACGCGTTTTCGCCGGAGAAAGTCTTATCCGAATTTGAGCGGAGAGATCTGAAGCTAACGGCAAAGCAAGTACAGTCTTTGATGCAGATCGTGACGCATCTTCACAACAACACGCGCCAGCAGATTAACCGTGGGCATACCCCATATGAGTTGTTCCAGCTGGAAAAGAAATTCTTGCGGCCGCTACCGGGGCAGGTAGGGCGCAACGAGCCATGTGTCTGCGGCAGCGGGAAGAAGTTCAAGAAGTGCTGCGGGAAATCGGGGTGA
- a CDS encoding YrhK family protein produces MSQQTGNNDSEIEFSSKNHEVIIHHRYKFYYNVNDVLIAVWFILGSTLFFWKETETIAIWFFLFGSIQLLIRPLMRIFREIHLKKIRSGKADSDDNISK; encoded by the coding sequence ATGTCACAACAAACCGGCAATAATGATTCGGAAATTGAGTTCAGTTCAAAGAACCATGAAGTCATTATTCACCACCGCTATAAGTTCTATTACAATGTAAACGATGTGCTGATTGCAGTTTGGTTCATCCTTGGCAGTACGCTGTTCTTTTGGAAGGAAACTGAAACGATAGCAATCTGGTTTTTCCTTTTCGGAAGCATCCAACTGCTCATTCGCCCACTGATGCGAATTTTCAGGGAAATTCACCTAAAGAAGATCCGGTCAGGTAAAGCTGATTCTGACGATAATATCAGCAAATGA
- a CDS encoding TcaA NTF2-like domain-containing protein — translation MNRFCSECGHKLDADQVFCPECGTQQQTAKVEPQQVPVQPKAPVPQQAPKPARKPLTLKKKVGVTLVVLLAAGGVAGHQIIKANTEPQQKVDAFLQGLYEGDMDSAMGEIIVPKDTVSDLTAFQEYLVEQDLTEFKSRFYEAGSGVVEDGITRVVLHENGTELFKVKESKFIGMYPGIEIEAIPMNVELASDVEGMEFILGDESVATVNGELPLGQYLPGVYDCSLSMKNGEVEKIVESECGITEGDEVLLDFNLKDMGVEIWSNDEEAIVYINEKSTGKTVKDLPFVGPVDAEETIKLFAERKTEKGDVEQSEVIEAAAGSFVQLPIYSAVAEDEEKEKAEEKEDEKESEEAAEEEVAEEETAESVNEEQLQTFIADFRSAYEISLNAKDFSVVDEYLKEGSVARKELVDFIGNIGDDYYMYEFWIDEAVGVEILEDKAFVTTYEEFDFTNHLGEVTNYKRSKKYEVQGTDSGDLKISRIDIIDTTRD, via the coding sequence ATGAATCGTTTTTGTAGTGAATGTGGTCACAAACTAGATGCGGATCAGGTTTTTTGTCCGGAATGCGGGACCCAGCAGCAAACAGCAAAAGTCGAACCCCAGCAGGTTCCAGTGCAGCCAAAAGCTCCAGTCCCGCAACAAGCACCGAAGCCAGCTCGTAAGCCGTTGACCTTAAAGAAAAAAGTAGGCGTGACGCTTGTTGTGCTGCTTGCGGCAGGTGGAGTCGCTGGACACCAAATAATTAAAGCGAATACAGAACCACAACAGAAAGTAGATGCATTTCTCCAAGGCTTATACGAAGGGGACATGGACAGCGCAATGGGAGAAATCATCGTTCCCAAAGATACGGTCTCAGATCTCACCGCTTTTCAAGAGTATTTAGTGGAACAGGATTTAACGGAGTTTAAATCCCGTTTCTATGAAGCTGGCAGTGGAGTTGTAGAAGATGGCATTACAAGAGTCGTGCTTCATGAAAATGGTACGGAATTGTTCAAGGTGAAGGAAAGCAAATTCATCGGCATGTATCCAGGGATTGAGATCGAAGCGATTCCAATGAACGTGGAGCTTGCTTCAGACGTGGAAGGCATGGAGTTCATTTTGGGGGATGAGTCTGTTGCTACTGTAAATGGTGAACTCCCACTCGGGCAATATTTGCCGGGAGTCTATGACTGTTCTTTATCGATGAAAAATGGCGAAGTCGAAAAAATAGTGGAGTCCGAGTGTGGAATTACAGAAGGCGATGAAGTCCTGCTTGATTTCAATCTCAAAGACATGGGTGTTGAAATCTGGTCGAATGACGAAGAGGCCATAGTTTACATCAATGAGAAATCAACCGGAAAAACGGTAAAAGACTTGCCTTTCGTCGGTCCTGTTGACGCAGAAGAAACAATCAAGTTGTTCGCCGAGAGAAAGACTGAAAAAGGTGACGTAGAACAGTCGGAAGTGATAGAAGCAGCAGCCGGCAGTTTTGTTCAACTTCCGATTTATTCAGCGGTCGCTGAGGATGAGGAAAAGGAAAAGGCCGAAGAAAAGGAAGATGAGAAAGAAAGTGAAGAGGCGGCGGAAGAGGAAGTAGCGGAAGAGGAGACAGCAGAATCGGTAAACGAAGAACAACTGCAAACCTTCATCGCAGATTTCCGATCCGCCTACGAAATTTCATTGAATGCAAAAGATTTCTCCGTTGTTGATGAATACCTGAAAGAGGGTAGTGTCGCCCGCAAAGAACTGGTCGACTTTATTGGAAATATCGGGGACGACTATTACATGTATGAATTTTGGATTGACGAAGCGGTCGGTGTGGAAATTCTGGAAGACAAAGCGTTCGTCACGACCTATGAGGAATTCGACTTCACGAATCACTTGGGCGAAGTGACGAATTACAAACGAAGCAAAAAGTACGAGGTGCAGGGAACAGATAGCGGAGACCTCAAAATTTCGAGGATTGATATTATCGATACTACACGGGATTGA